A section of the Citrus sinensis cultivar Valencia sweet orange chromosome 8, DVS_A1.0, whole genome shotgun sequence genome encodes:
- the LOC102608367 gene encoding coatomer subunit gamma-2 isoform X1, producing MAQPLVKKDDDRDDEAEYSPFLGIEKGAVLQEARVFNDPQLDPRRCSQVITKLLYLLNQGETFTKIEATEVFFAVTKLFQSRDIGLRRMVYLMIKELSPSADEVIIVTSSLMKDMTSKTDMYRANAIRVLCRITDGTLLTQIERYLKQAIVDKNPVVASAALVSGIHLLQTTPEIVKRWSNEVQEAVQSRAALVQFHALALLHQIRQNDRLAVSKLVTSLTRGTVRSPLAQCLLIRYTTQVIREAATTQTGDRPFYDFLESCLRHKAEMVIFEAARAITELNGVTNRELTPAITVLQLFLSSSKPVLRFAAVRTLNKVAMTHPMAVTNCNIDMESLISDQNRSIATLAITTLLKTGNESSVDRLMKQITNFMSDIADEFKIVVVEAIRSLCLKFPLKYRSLMNFLSNILREEGGFEYKKAIVDSIVILIRDIPDAKENGLLHLCEFIEDCEFTYLSTQILHFLGTEGPKTSDPSKYIRYIYNRVHLENATVRAAAVSTLAKFGAMVDALKPRVFVLLRRCLYDGDDEVRDRATLYLNTVGSDGEVIETDKDVKDFLFGSLDIPLANIETSLKNYEPAEQPFDINSVPKEVKTQPLAEKKAPGKMPAGLGAPPSGPPSTVDAYEKLLSSIPEFSDFGKLFKSAAPVELTEAETEYAVNVVKHIFDKHVVFQYNCTNTIPEQLLENVTVIVDASEAEEFAELASKPLRSLPYDSPGQTFVAFEKPEGVPAVGKFSNMLRFIVKEVDPTTGDVEDDGVEDEYQLEDLEVVAADYVMKVGVSNFRNAWESIGPDFERVDEYGLGPRESLAEAVSAVISLLGMQPCEGTEVVANNSRSHTCLLSGVFIGNVKVLVRLQFGIDGPKEVAMKLAVRSEDDNVSDMIHEIVASG from the exons ATGGCTCAGCCTCTCGTGAAGAAAGATGACGATCGTGACGACGAAG CAGAGTACTCGCCATTCTTGGGAATTGAAAAGGGTGCTGTTTTGCAAGAAGCTAGAGTTTTCAATGACCCTCAGCTTGATCCCAGGAGATGCTCCCAG GTGATCACAAAGCTACTCTATTTACTTAACCAAGGAGAAACATTCACGAAg ATTGAAGCCACAGAAGTTTTCTTTGCTGTGACAAAGCTTTTTCAATCAAGAGATATAGGCTTAAGGAGAATGGTGTATTTGATGATAAAGGAACTTTCTCCATCTGCTGATGAG GTTATTATTGTGACAAGCTCCCTTATGAAGGACATGACTAGCAAGACCGATATGTATCGGGCTAATGCTATTCGTGTGCTTTGTCGGATAACGGATGGAACACTTCTGACCCAGATTGAGCGGTACTTGAAACAAGCAATTGTTGACAAGAATCCCGTGGTAGCTAGTGCAGCTTTAGTCAGTGGGATCCACTTACTCCAG ACAACCCCGGAAATTGTGAAAAGGTGGAGTAATGAGGTTCAGGAAGCTGTGCAATCAAGGGCAGCCTTGGTTCAGTTTCATGCATTGGCTTTGCTCCATCAG ATACGGCAAAATGATCGCCTAGCTGTCAGCAAGTTGGTCACCAGTTTGACAAGGGGTACTGTTCGTTCACCTCTAGCTCAATGTCTCTTGATACGTTACACTACTCAG GTCATTCGCGAGGCTGCAACCACTCAAACTGGGGACCGCcctttttatgattttcttgAGAGCTGTCTGCGCCATAAGGCGGAGATGGTGATCTTTGAGGCTGCTAGGGCAATCACTGAGCTCAATGGTGTCACAAACCGGGAATTGACTCCAGCAATTACTGTTCTCCAGCTCTTTTTAAGTTCTTCTAAGCCAGTGTTAAGATTTGCTGCTGTCCGCACTCTGAACAAG GTGGCAATGACTCATCCAATGGCCGTCACTAACTGCAACATTGATATGGAGAGTTTAATATCCGATCAGAACAGAAGCATTGCCACACTTGCTATCACTACACTTCTGAAAACTGGAAATGAGTCAAGTGTGGACCGTCTGATGAAGCAAATAACAAATTTCATGTCAGATATTGCTGATGAGTTCAAGATTGTTGTGGTTGAAGCCATAAGATCATTATGCTTGAAGTTTCCTTTGAAGTACAGATCCCT GATGAACTTTTTGAGCAACATTTTGAGAGAAGAAGGTGGATTTGAATACAAAAAGGCTATCGTAGATTCAATAGTGATCCTCATCAGAGATATCCCTGATGCAAAAGAAAATGGGTTGCTTCACCTATGCGAGTTCATTGAAGATTGTGAATTTACTTACCTTTCCACTCAG ATTCTCCATTTTCTAGGGACCGAAGGCCCAAAAACTTCAGACCCTAGCAAGTATATCCGTTACATTTATAATCGTGTGCATCTTGAGAATGCAACTGTCCGGGCTGCTGCTGTGAGCACATTGGCAAAGTTTGGTGCTATGGTTGATGCATTGAAG CCTCGTGTTTTTGTTCTGTTGAGACGATGCCTGTACGATGGTGATGACGAG GTTCGTGACAGGGCAACTTTGTATCTGAATACAGTTGGCAGTGATGGTGAAGTCATTGAAACTGATAAAGatgtgaaagattttctctttGGATCACTGGATATCCCACTTGCCAACATAGAGACAAGTTTGAAAAACTAT GAGCCTGCAGAACAACCTTTTGATATTAATTCAGTGCCCAAGGAAGTTAAGACTCAGCCACTTGCTGAGAAGAAAGCTCCAGGTAAAATGCCAGCTGGTCTTGGTGCTCCTCCAAGTGGCCCCCCATCTACTGTTGATGCATATGAGAAGCTGCTTTCTTCAATTCCAGAGTTTTCTGACTTCGGAAAGCTTTTCAAG TCCGCAGCACCTGTAGAGCTGACTGAAGCAGAAACAGAGTATGCTGTTAATGTTGTCAAACATATTTTTGACAAGCATGTTGTGTTCCAGTATAACTGTACTAACACAATACCAGAGCAACTACTGGAAAAT GTCACTGTTATTGTGGATGCTTCTGAAGCTGAGGAATTTGCTGAACTAGCGTCAAAACCTCTGAGATCTCTTCCTTATGATTCACCCGGACAGACctttgtggcatttgaaaaaccaGAAGGAGTCCCAGCTGTTGGAAAATTTTCTAACATGTTGAGATTCATTGTTAAAGAG GTTGATCCAACAACTGGTGACGTAGAGGATGATGGTGTTGAAGATGAATATCAGTTAGAGGACCTTGAGGTTGTTGCAGCTGATTACGTGATGAAAGTAGGGGTCTCCAATTTCAGGAATGCATGGGAAAGCATAGGCCCAGACTTTGAGCGTGTAGATGAATATGGCCTTGGCCCAAGGGAAAGTCTGGCTGAAGCTGTTAGTGCTGTCATCAGCCTTCTTGGCATGCAGCCTTGTGAG GGCACGGAAGTTGTTGCAAACAATTCAAGGTCACATACATGTCTACTGTCTGGTGTTTTCATTGGCAACGTCAAGGTCCTAGTGCGTTTGCAGTTTGGAATTGATGGTCCAAAGGAGGTTGCAATGAAACTGGCCGTTAGATCCGAGGATGATAATGTCAGCGACATGATTCACGAGATTGTAGCTAGCGGCTGA
- the LOC102608367 gene encoding coatomer subunit gamma-2 isoform X2: MAQPLVKKDDDRDDEEYSPFLGIEKGAVLQEARVFNDPQLDPRRCSQVITKLLYLLNQGETFTKIEATEVFFAVTKLFQSRDIGLRRMVYLMIKELSPSADEVIIVTSSLMKDMTSKTDMYRANAIRVLCRITDGTLLTQIERYLKQAIVDKNPVVASAALVSGIHLLQTTPEIVKRWSNEVQEAVQSRAALVQFHALALLHQIRQNDRLAVSKLVTSLTRGTVRSPLAQCLLIRYTTQVIREAATTQTGDRPFYDFLESCLRHKAEMVIFEAARAITELNGVTNRELTPAITVLQLFLSSSKPVLRFAAVRTLNKVAMTHPMAVTNCNIDMESLISDQNRSIATLAITTLLKTGNESSVDRLMKQITNFMSDIADEFKIVVVEAIRSLCLKFPLKYRSLMNFLSNILREEGGFEYKKAIVDSIVILIRDIPDAKENGLLHLCEFIEDCEFTYLSTQILHFLGTEGPKTSDPSKYIRYIYNRVHLENATVRAAAVSTLAKFGAMVDALKPRVFVLLRRCLYDGDDEVRDRATLYLNTVGSDGEVIETDKDVKDFLFGSLDIPLANIETSLKNYEPAEQPFDINSVPKEVKTQPLAEKKAPGKMPAGLGAPPSGPPSTVDAYEKLLSSIPEFSDFGKLFKSAAPVELTEAETEYAVNVVKHIFDKHVVFQYNCTNTIPEQLLENVTVIVDASEAEEFAELASKPLRSLPYDSPGQTFVAFEKPEGVPAVGKFSNMLRFIVKEVDPTTGDVEDDGVEDEYQLEDLEVVAADYVMKVGVSNFRNAWESIGPDFERVDEYGLGPRESLAEAVSAVISLLGMQPCEGTEVVANNSRSHTCLLSGVFIGNVKVLVRLQFGIDGPKEVAMKLAVRSEDDNVSDMIHEIVASG; the protein is encoded by the exons ATGGCTCAGCCTCTCGTGAAGAAAGATGACGATCGTGACGACGAAG AGTACTCGCCATTCTTGGGAATTGAAAAGGGTGCTGTTTTGCAAGAAGCTAGAGTTTTCAATGACCCTCAGCTTGATCCCAGGAGATGCTCCCAG GTGATCACAAAGCTACTCTATTTACTTAACCAAGGAGAAACATTCACGAAg ATTGAAGCCACAGAAGTTTTCTTTGCTGTGACAAAGCTTTTTCAATCAAGAGATATAGGCTTAAGGAGAATGGTGTATTTGATGATAAAGGAACTTTCTCCATCTGCTGATGAG GTTATTATTGTGACAAGCTCCCTTATGAAGGACATGACTAGCAAGACCGATATGTATCGGGCTAATGCTATTCGTGTGCTTTGTCGGATAACGGATGGAACACTTCTGACCCAGATTGAGCGGTACTTGAAACAAGCAATTGTTGACAAGAATCCCGTGGTAGCTAGTGCAGCTTTAGTCAGTGGGATCCACTTACTCCAG ACAACCCCGGAAATTGTGAAAAGGTGGAGTAATGAGGTTCAGGAAGCTGTGCAATCAAGGGCAGCCTTGGTTCAGTTTCATGCATTGGCTTTGCTCCATCAG ATACGGCAAAATGATCGCCTAGCTGTCAGCAAGTTGGTCACCAGTTTGACAAGGGGTACTGTTCGTTCACCTCTAGCTCAATGTCTCTTGATACGTTACACTACTCAG GTCATTCGCGAGGCTGCAACCACTCAAACTGGGGACCGCcctttttatgattttcttgAGAGCTGTCTGCGCCATAAGGCGGAGATGGTGATCTTTGAGGCTGCTAGGGCAATCACTGAGCTCAATGGTGTCACAAACCGGGAATTGACTCCAGCAATTACTGTTCTCCAGCTCTTTTTAAGTTCTTCTAAGCCAGTGTTAAGATTTGCTGCTGTCCGCACTCTGAACAAG GTGGCAATGACTCATCCAATGGCCGTCACTAACTGCAACATTGATATGGAGAGTTTAATATCCGATCAGAACAGAAGCATTGCCACACTTGCTATCACTACACTTCTGAAAACTGGAAATGAGTCAAGTGTGGACCGTCTGATGAAGCAAATAACAAATTTCATGTCAGATATTGCTGATGAGTTCAAGATTGTTGTGGTTGAAGCCATAAGATCATTATGCTTGAAGTTTCCTTTGAAGTACAGATCCCT GATGAACTTTTTGAGCAACATTTTGAGAGAAGAAGGTGGATTTGAATACAAAAAGGCTATCGTAGATTCAATAGTGATCCTCATCAGAGATATCCCTGATGCAAAAGAAAATGGGTTGCTTCACCTATGCGAGTTCATTGAAGATTGTGAATTTACTTACCTTTCCACTCAG ATTCTCCATTTTCTAGGGACCGAAGGCCCAAAAACTTCAGACCCTAGCAAGTATATCCGTTACATTTATAATCGTGTGCATCTTGAGAATGCAACTGTCCGGGCTGCTGCTGTGAGCACATTGGCAAAGTTTGGTGCTATGGTTGATGCATTGAAG CCTCGTGTTTTTGTTCTGTTGAGACGATGCCTGTACGATGGTGATGACGAG GTTCGTGACAGGGCAACTTTGTATCTGAATACAGTTGGCAGTGATGGTGAAGTCATTGAAACTGATAAAGatgtgaaagattttctctttGGATCACTGGATATCCCACTTGCCAACATAGAGACAAGTTTGAAAAACTAT GAGCCTGCAGAACAACCTTTTGATATTAATTCAGTGCCCAAGGAAGTTAAGACTCAGCCACTTGCTGAGAAGAAAGCTCCAGGTAAAATGCCAGCTGGTCTTGGTGCTCCTCCAAGTGGCCCCCCATCTACTGTTGATGCATATGAGAAGCTGCTTTCTTCAATTCCAGAGTTTTCTGACTTCGGAAAGCTTTTCAAG TCCGCAGCACCTGTAGAGCTGACTGAAGCAGAAACAGAGTATGCTGTTAATGTTGTCAAACATATTTTTGACAAGCATGTTGTGTTCCAGTATAACTGTACTAACACAATACCAGAGCAACTACTGGAAAAT GTCACTGTTATTGTGGATGCTTCTGAAGCTGAGGAATTTGCTGAACTAGCGTCAAAACCTCTGAGATCTCTTCCTTATGATTCACCCGGACAGACctttgtggcatttgaaaaaccaGAAGGAGTCCCAGCTGTTGGAAAATTTTCTAACATGTTGAGATTCATTGTTAAAGAG GTTGATCCAACAACTGGTGACGTAGAGGATGATGGTGTTGAAGATGAATATCAGTTAGAGGACCTTGAGGTTGTTGCAGCTGATTACGTGATGAAAGTAGGGGTCTCCAATTTCAGGAATGCATGGGAAAGCATAGGCCCAGACTTTGAGCGTGTAGATGAATATGGCCTTGGCCCAAGGGAAAGTCTGGCTGAAGCTGTTAGTGCTGTCATCAGCCTTCTTGGCATGCAGCCTTGTGAG GGCACGGAAGTTGTTGCAAACAATTCAAGGTCACATACATGTCTACTGTCTGGTGTTTTCATTGGCAACGTCAAGGTCCTAGTGCGTTTGCAGTTTGGAATTGATGGTCCAAAGGAGGTTGCAATGAAACTGGCCGTTAGATCCGAGGATGATAATGTCAGCGACATGATTCACGAGATTGTAGCTAGCGGCTGA
- the LOC102609040 gene encoding ras-related protein Rab7, which produces MPSRRRTLLKVIILGDSGVGKTSLMNQYVNKKFSNQYKATIGADFLTKEVQFEDRLFTLQIWDTAGQERFQSLGVAFYRGADCCVLVYDVNSMKSFDNLNNWREEFLIQASPSDPDNFPFVVLGNKIDVDGGNSRVVSEKKARAWCASKGNIPYFETSAKEGINVEEAFQCIAKNALKSGEEEEIYLPDTIDVGNSSQPRSSGCEC; this is translated from the exons ATGCCGTCTCGTAGAAGAACTCTCCTCAAGGTCATCATCCTCGGCGACAGCGG GGTGGGCAAGACCTCTTTGATGAATCA ATATGTAAATAAGAAGTTTAGCAATCAGTACAAGGCGACCATCGGAGCTGATTTCTTGACAAAGGAAGTGCAGTTTGAAGATAGGCTCTTCACCTTACAG ATCTGGGATACAGCTGGTCAGGAAAGATTCCAAAGCCTGGGTGTTGCTTTCTACCGAGGTGCAGATTGCTGTGTACTTGTGTATGATGTAAATTCTATGAAGTCCTTTGACAACCTCAATAACTGGAGAGAAGAATTCCTCATTCAG GCTAGCCCTTCGGATCCAGACAATTTCCCCTTTGTTGTTTTAGGAAACAAGATTGATGTAGATGGTGGAAACAGTAGGGTG GTTTCGGAGAAGAAGGCTCGAGCATGGTGTGCCTCCAAAGGAAATATTCCTTACTTTGAGACCTCTGCAAAAGAAGGCATTAATGTGGAAGAAGCTTTCCAGTGCATAGCTAAAAATGCTTTGAAGAGTGGGGAGGAGGAAGAGAT ATACTTGCCGGACACCATTGATGTTGGTAACAGCAGCCAGCCAAGGTCAAGTGGATGCGAGTGCTAA
- the LOC102608071 gene encoding guanine nucleotide-binding protein subunit beta-2 — translation MSSSVSELKERHAAAIETVNSLRERLKQKRQQLLDVDVAGYSRSQGRAPVSFGPTDLVCCRTLQGHAGKVYSLDWTSERNRIVSASQDGRLIVWNALTSQKTHAIKLPCAWVMTCAFSPTGQSVACGGLDSVCSIFNLNSPTDKDGNLPVSRMLSGHKGYVSCCQYVPDEDTHLITSSGDQTCVLWDITTGLRTSVFGGEFQSGHTADVLSVSISGSNSRMFVSGSCDSTARLWDTRVASRAVRTFHGHEGDVNTVKFFPDGNRFGTGSDDGTCRLFDIRTGHQLQVYYQQHGENEIPHVTSIAFSISGRLLFAGYSNGDCYVWDTLLAKVVLNLGSLQNSHEGRITCLGLSADGSALCTGSWDTNLKIWAFGGYRRVL, via the exons ATGTCGTCGTCGGTCTCGGAGCTGAAAGAGAGACACGCGGCGGCCATTGAGACGGTTAACAGTCTCAGAGAACGGCTCAAGCAGAAGCGACAGCAGTTGCTCGACGTAGACG TTGCTGGGTACTCGAGGTCGCAGGGTCGGGCTCCGGTCAGCTTTGGTCCGACCGATCTAGTTTGTTGTAGGACCTTGCAAGGCCACGCTGGCAAG GTATATTCATTGGACTGGACTTCTGAAAGGAATCGAATTGTCAGTGCATCTCAAGATGGAAGGTTAATAGTGTGGAATGCTCTTACAAGCCAGAAAACTCATGCTATAAAACTGCCTTGTGCTTGGGTAATGACTTGTGCCTTCTCTCCAACTGGTCAATCTGTTGCCTGTGGTGGTCTTGATAGTGTTTGCTCCATTTTCAACCTGAATTCTCCTACTGACAAGGACGGGAATTTACCAGTATCAAGAATGCTTAGTGGGCACAAGGGTTATGTGTCCTGCTGTCAGTATGTTCCCGATGAGGACACTCACCTAATTACCAGTTCGGGTGACCAAACCTGTGTTTTGTGGGATATTACTACGGGCCTTAGAACTTCTGTTTTTGGAGGAGAATTTCAGTCTGGGCACACTGCTGATGTGTTAAG TGTCTCAATTAGTGGTTCAAACTCAAGGATGTTTGTGTCTGGTTCCTGTGATTCTACTGCCCGATTGTGGGATACTCGTGTTGCAAGTCGAGCAGTGCGCACATTTCATGGGCATGAGGGAGATGTTAACACTGTGAAGTTCTTTCCAGATGGCAATAGGTTTGGAACTGGCTCAGACGATGGAACTTGCAGATTATTTGATATCAGGACTGGGCACCAACTCCAAGTGTATTATCAGCAGCATGGTGAGAATGAGATCCCACATGTGACGTCCATTGCATTCTCCATATCGGGAAGGCTTCTTTTTGCCGGATACTCAAATGGTGATTGTTATGTGTGGGACACATTATTAGCAAAG GTTGTATTGAACTTGGGATCTCTCCAGAACTCACATGAGGGCCGGATCACCTGTTTGGGTTTGTCAGCCGATGGAAGTGCCTTATGTACAGGAAGTTGGGACACAAACCTAAAG ATTTGGGCTTTTGGAGGGTACAGGAGGGTGCTCTGA
- the LOC102621597 gene encoding proline-rich receptor-like protein kinase PERK7 → MEDNNQSPGVSNSPDAAETPPSPSRASSSPPPSTPPSDESPPPSSPPPSSPPPDRSPPPSSPPPSPESPPPSSPPPSSQSPPQSPPPPNSKSPPQSSPPPNTNPPPQSSPPPSNSNASPPPSQNNPSDPPPGDSNNGSSPPGNNNNNNNNGNGNGNGNNNNNNNNNNNKNWHPPPPPSSSSNSPNGNRSGALSPPNKSNGSSSSPSSNNGSMLSIPLVAAVAAGAAFLIIVMLLVFFACRRKKNRERNDQMPYYNNNHTTATDYYNSAATPSPPPRANWQQQTDHGAGGGDPFYNSNAPYNQNHNHNNMHANNQMNDLPPPPAPPPVGGVSKVGWPTPPPSQRGAVTVTSSDMSHNSSSGPYGPVLPPPPPIVALGFSQSAFTYEELSAATGGFSQSNLLGQGGFGYVHKGVLPNGKEVAVKSLRSGSGQGEREFKAEVEIISRVHHRHLVSLVGYCIAGGKRLLVYEYVPNNNLEFHLHGKGRPVMDWPTRLKIAMGSAKGLAYLHEDCHPRIIHRDIKSSNILLDYTFETKVADFGLAKLTTDNNTHVSTRVMGTFGYLAPEYASSGKLTEKSDVFSFGVMLLELITGRRPIDPTGAMEDCLVDWARPLCLRALDDGNFNEIADPYLEKNYPTEEMARMVACAAASIRHSARRRPKISQIVRALEGDVSLEDLNDGIKPSQASILGGGTANSSAVGSASARSSDVDNISYTEDLKKLRRMAEGNASGAYVSSEYGATSEYGLNPSSSSSEFGSRGQSPNTKVKSSFRK, encoded by the exons ATGGAAGATAATAACCAATCGCCCGGAGTATCAAATTCGCCAGATGCTGCAGAGACGCCGCCGTCACCTTCACGagcatcatcatcaccacctCCATCAACCCCACCTTCGGATGAATCACCACCTCcatcatcaccaccaccatcatccCCACCTCCGGACCGCTCACCACCCCCATCATCACCACCTCCATCCCCAGAGTCACCGCCGCCATCATCTCCGCCCCCATCCTCACAGTCACCACCTCAATCACCCCCTCCTCCAAATTCAAAATCCCCACCACAATCATCGCCACCTCCAAACACAAATCCCCCTCCCCAATCCTCGCCACCACCATCCAATTCAAATGCAAGCCCTCCACCATCCCAAAACAATCCATCCGACCCCCCTCCCGGAGATTCTAATAACGGCTCTTCTCCGCCTggcaacaataataacaacaacaacaacggCAACGGCAACGGCAACggcaacaacaataacaataacaataacaataacaacaaaaattggCATCCACCCCCACCTCCATCTTCCTCATCCAACTCACCGAATGGCAACCGGTCGGGAGCTCTGTCGCCGCCAAATAAATCGAATGGCTCATCCAGTTCACCATCAAGCAATAATGGGTCAATGCTGTCGATTCCTCTCGTGGCAGCAGTGGCGGCTGGAGCTGCTTTCTTAATTATTGTAATGCTACTTGTTTTCTTTGCAtgcagaagaaaaaagaacagGGAACGGAATGATCAAATGCcctattacaataataatcataCAACTG CTACTGATTATTACAATAGCGCTGCCACACCGTCACCTCCACCTCGAGCAAATTGGCAGCAGCAGACGGATCATG GAGCTGGTGGTGGTGATCCATTTTACAACAGTAATGCACCttataatcaaaatcataatcataacaATATGCATGCGAATAATCAGATGAATGATTTGCCTCCACCCCCGGCTCCACCTCCGGTTGGCGGCGTATCGAAAGTAGGCTGGCCAACACCGCCTCCATCGCAGCGCGGAGCAGTGACTGTCACCAGCAGTGACATGAGCCACAACTCGAGTTCCGGCCCCTATGGTCCTGTGCTGCCGCCTCCGCCGCCAATAGTGGCTCTAGGGTTCAGTCAAAGCGCCTTTACCTACGAAGAGCTATCGGCTGCTACCGGAGGGTTCTCCCAGTCAAACTTATTGGGTCAAGGTGGATTTGGATATGTACATAAAGGGGTATTGCCAAACGGCAAGGAAGTCGCAGTGAAGAGTTTGAGATCGGGAAGCGGACAAGGGGAGCGGGAATTTAAGGCTGAGGTTGAGATAATTAGCCGTGTCCATCATCGCCATCTTGTATCACTTGTTGGTTATTGCATTGCAGGAGGCAAGAGACTGTTAGTTTATGAATATGTTCCAAATAACAACCTTGAGTTCCATCTTCATG GTAAGGGTCGGCCAGTCATGGATTGGCCAACGAGGCTCAAAATTGCAATGGGATCTGCTAAAGGGCTTGCTTACTTGCATGAAGATT GTCACCCTCGCATTATACATCGAGACATCAAGAGTTCCAACATTCTACTTGATTATACTTTTGAAACTAAG GTGGCGGATTTTGGCTTGGCAAAACTAACTACAGATAACAATACTCATGTTTCAACTCGTGTCATGGGAACGTTTGG GTACTTGGCTCCTGAGTATGCCTCAAGTGGCAAATTAACCGAGAAATCGGATGTGTTCTCCTTTGGTGTAATGCTATTGGAACTGATAACCGGCCGGCGTCCTATTGACCCCACCGGCGCCATGGAAGACTGCTTAGTAGACTGG GCTCGACCTTTGTGTTTACGTGCACTTGATGATGGAAACTTCAATGAAATAGCAGATCCTTACTTGGAAAAGAACTATCCAACCGAAGAGATGGCACGCATGGTAGCCTGTGCTGCCGCATCTATCAGGCATTCTGCCCGAAGGAGGCCTAAAATCAGCCAG ATTGTACGTGCCCTAGAGGGCGATGTCTCATTAGAAGACTTGAACGATGGTATAAAACCCAGCCAAGCTTCGATCCTCGGTGGCGGCACTGCTAATTCATCGGCTGTTGGCAGCGCGAGTGCTAGATCTTCTGATGTGGATAATATCTCGTACACTGAAGACTTGAAGAAGTTGAGGAGAATGGCAGAAGGAAATGCCAGCGGCGCGTATGTTAGTAGTGAATACGGGGCAACGAGCGAGTATGGCCTCAATCCTTCATCCTCAAGCAGCGAATTCGGGAGCCGAGGCCAGAGTCCTAATACTAAAGTAAAGTCTTCATTTCGAAAATGA